A stretch of the Panthera uncia isolate 11264 chromosome D1, Puncia_PCG_1.0, whole genome shotgun sequence genome encodes the following:
- the CRTAM gene encoding cytotoxic and regulatory T-cell molecule isoform X2, whose translation MTTARHSMWWRLCSLLACFPVQEAFLTNHTETVTVEEGQTLTLKCVVSQGKTTSLQWLAPSGFTIFLNEHPALKNPKYQLLHHSAHQLSIGVLNVSQQDEGVYKCLRYGSSVRTKEVKVIVTATPSAPILEASVTRMQNGKEHVTLKCSTVRSKPPPQITWILGNDIELYGETHHEFETDGKKCNSSSILRVHTYSKNSTVDCIIRHKGLQGRKLVAPFRFEDMVTDRETASDALEKNSPSSADPQQPTSTVAVVEDSNTTEIDKEEKNQTAQDPDLTTETNLQYVGVIRRKNGILLLTLVSFLIFILFIIVQLFIMKLRKAHVIWKKENEISEHTLESYKSRSNNEETSSQEKKDQTFHSKSYMNYITRLYSEAKTRRKDDPRSSKFKGEPAHIPETIV comes from the exons ATGACAACAGCACGGCACAGTATGTGGTGGAGACTTTGCAGCTTGCTGGCTTGCTTCCCCGTACAAG aAGCCTTTCTGACCAACCACACAGAAACAGTCACCGTGGAGGAAGGCCAGACGCTCACTCTCAAATGTGTCGTTTCTCAGGGGAAGACCACGTCCCTGCAGTGGCTGGCCCCATCAGGgttcaccatttttttaaatgagcatccTG ctttaaaaaatcccaaataccaGCTTCTGCATCACTCCGCCCATCAGCTCTCCATCGGCGTGCTTAATGTCAGCCAGCAAGATGAAGGCGTGTACAAGTGTTTACGATACGGCAGCTCCGTGAGAACAAAGGAAGTAAAAGTGATCGTGACAG CAACTCCTTCCGCACCAATCCTGGAAGCTTCAGTTACCAgaatgcaaaatggaaaagaacacgTTACACTTAAATGCTCCACCGTGAGAAGTAAGCCCCCTCCGCAGATAACTTGGATTTTAGGGAACGACATAGAGCTCTACG GTGAAACCCACCATGAATTTGAAACCGATGGGAAGAAATGTAACAGCAGCAGCATCCTCAGAGTCCACACGTACAGCAAAAACTCAACAGTGGACTGCATTATCCGACACAAAGGTCTACAGGGAAGAAAACTGGTGGCACCATTCCGATTTGAAGATATGG TTACTGATCGAGAGACAGCTTCAGATGCCCTGGAGAAAAACTCTCCATCGTCTGCAGACCCTCAGCAGCCCACTAGCACTG TTGCAGTAGTGGAAGATTCTAATACAACAGAGAttgacaaggaagagaaaaaccaaacCGCTCAAGATCCTGACTTAACCACTG AAACAAATCTTCAGTACGTGGGGGTGATAAGGAGGAAAAATGGCATTCTGCTGCTCACCCTGGTCTCCTTTCTCATCTTCATACTCTTCATCATCGTCCAGCTCTTCATAATGAAGCTTCGGAAAGCACACGTGATATGGAAAAAAG agAACGAAATTTCAGAACACACGCTGGAAAGTTACAAATCGAGGTCAAATAATGAAGAAACATCATCCCAAGAGAAAAAGGACCAAA ctttccaCTCGAAGAGCTACATGAACTACATCACACGGTTGTACTCTGAAGCAAAAACAAGGCGGAAAGACGATCCACGGAGTTCGAAATTCAAAGGAGAGCCCGCTCACATACCAGAGACCATTGTGTAA
- the CRTAM gene encoding cytotoxic and regulatory T-cell molecule isoform X1, whose protein sequence is MNEGGCAEEEVALTLPQLGSALPHCQPDCLLFSSSAEAFLTNHTETVTVEEGQTLTLKCVVSQGKTTSLQWLAPSGFTIFLNEHPALKNPKYQLLHHSAHQLSIGVLNVSQQDEGVYKCLRYGSSVRTKEVKVIVTATPSAPILEASVTRMQNGKEHVTLKCSTVRSKPPPQITWILGNDIELYGETHHEFETDGKKCNSSSILRVHTYSKNSTVDCIIRHKGLQGRKLVAPFRFEDMVTDRETASDALEKNSPSSADPQQPTSTVAVVEDSNTTEIDKEEKNQTAQDPDLTTETNLQYVGVIRRKNGILLLTLVSFLIFILFIIVQLFIMKLRKAHVIWKKENEISEHTLESYKSRSNNEETSSQEKKDQTFHSKSYMNYITRLYSEAKTRRKDDPRSSKFKGEPAHIPETIV, encoded by the exons atgaacgAAGGAGGTTGTGCTGAGGAGGAGGTTGCGTTGACCCTGCCTCAGCTTGGGAGTGCCTTGCCCCATTGCCAGCCTGactgtctcctcttctcttcctctgcagaAGCCTTTCTGACCAACCACACAGAAACAGTCACCGTGGAGGAAGGCCAGACGCTCACTCTCAAATGTGTCGTTTCTCAGGGGAAGACCACGTCCCTGCAGTGGCTGGCCCCATCAGGgttcaccatttttttaaatgagcatccTG ctttaaaaaatcccaaataccaGCTTCTGCATCACTCCGCCCATCAGCTCTCCATCGGCGTGCTTAATGTCAGCCAGCAAGATGAAGGCGTGTACAAGTGTTTACGATACGGCAGCTCCGTGAGAACAAAGGAAGTAAAAGTGATCGTGACAG CAACTCCTTCCGCACCAATCCTGGAAGCTTCAGTTACCAgaatgcaaaatggaaaagaacacgTTACACTTAAATGCTCCACCGTGAGAAGTAAGCCCCCTCCGCAGATAACTTGGATTTTAGGGAACGACATAGAGCTCTACG GTGAAACCCACCATGAATTTGAAACCGATGGGAAGAAATGTAACAGCAGCAGCATCCTCAGAGTCCACACGTACAGCAAAAACTCAACAGTGGACTGCATTATCCGACACAAAGGTCTACAGGGAAGAAAACTGGTGGCACCATTCCGATTTGAAGATATGG TTACTGATCGAGAGACAGCTTCAGATGCCCTGGAGAAAAACTCTCCATCGTCTGCAGACCCTCAGCAGCCCACTAGCACTG TTGCAGTAGTGGAAGATTCTAATACAACAGAGAttgacaaggaagagaaaaaccaaacCGCTCAAGATCCTGACTTAACCACTG AAACAAATCTTCAGTACGTGGGGGTGATAAGGAGGAAAAATGGCATTCTGCTGCTCACCCTGGTCTCCTTTCTCATCTTCATACTCTTCATCATCGTCCAGCTCTTCATAATGAAGCTTCGGAAAGCACACGTGATATGGAAAAAAG agAACGAAATTTCAGAACACACGCTGGAAAGTTACAAATCGAGGTCAAATAATGAAGAAACATCATCCCAAGAGAAAAAGGACCAAA ctttccaCTCGAAGAGCTACATGAACTACATCACACGGTTGTACTCTGAAGCAAAAACAAGGCGGAAAGACGATCCACGGAGTTCGAAATTCAAAGGAGAGCCCGCTCACATACCAGAGACCATTGTGTAA